The following coding sequences lie in one Mesorhizobium sp. NZP2298 genomic window:
- the mobA gene encoding molybdenum cofactor guanylyltransferase MobA: protein MKRDVAGIILAGGQSRRMGGGDKSLLPLGAGCVLDQVLSRLGPQIETLALSANGDPARFSRFGLAVLADTVEGFAGPLAGILTGLEWAAASTPCKVVVTAAGDTPFLPLDLVDRLAAASGRSPGSIAIASSAGRLHPTFALWPIDCRDALRHFLVDEDSRRVLAFIERHGHVEVEFPIQQSTGLDPFFNINVPDDLAEARRLLQSMTS from the coding sequence ATGAAACGGGATGTCGCGGGGATCATTCTGGCCGGCGGCCAGTCAAGGCGCATGGGAGGCGGCGACAAGAGCCTGTTGCCGCTTGGCGCCGGCTGCGTGCTTGACCAGGTCCTGTCGCGCCTTGGCCCGCAGATTGAAACCCTGGCGCTCAGTGCCAATGGCGATCCGGCACGTTTTTCCCGTTTCGGACTGGCCGTGCTCGCCGACACCGTCGAGGGCTTTGCCGGCCCGCTTGCCGGAATTCTGACCGGCCTCGAATGGGCCGCTGCCAGCACACCTTGCAAGGTTGTCGTCACCGCTGCCGGCGACACGCCCTTCCTGCCGCTTGATCTCGTCGACCGCCTTGCCGCGGCGTCCGGTCGAAGCCCCGGTTCGATCGCTATCGCCTCCTCCGCCGGCAGGCTCCACCCGACCTTCGCGCTGTGGCCAATCGATTGTCGCGACGCCTTGCGGCATTTCCTGGTCGACGAGGATAGCCGGCGGGTACTGGCCTTCATCGAGCGCCACGGCCATGTCGAGGTGGAATTCCCGATCCAGCAATCCACAGGGCTCGATCCTTTCTTCAACATCAACGTGCCGGACGATCTTGCCGAGGCCAGACGCCTGTTGCAGAGCATGACATCATGA
- a CDS encoding ABC transporter permease, translating to MPAQSIWTLLSWGPDGWSDDIAYGVVVTVLLALATLPIGLTIGFFIALGKQSEEPSLRLAANIYTTVFRGLPELVTLFLFFFGMPILLQHLVRYFRPDATIDVNSFVAGMIVLALIFSSYASEVFLSAFRAIPKGQYEGGYAIGLSYGQTMRLVILPQLLRIAFPGLENCWLSLLKDTSLVSVVGLAETLRNAGVAARVTKHSFLFYGVAALVFLGLAVVSSFATNAILRSLGKREAQR from the coding sequence ATGCCAGCCCAAAGCATATGGACACTTCTCAGTTGGGGACCCGATGGCTGGAGTGACGATATTGCCTATGGCGTCGTAGTAACGGTTCTGCTGGCGCTGGCGACGCTTCCCATTGGTTTGACGATCGGCTTTTTCATTGCGCTCGGCAAGCAATCCGAAGAGCCCTCGCTGCGCCTGGCCGCCAACATCTACACCACGGTCTTTCGCGGCTTGCCGGAACTGGTGACGCTCTTCCTGTTCTTCTTCGGCATGCCGATCCTGCTGCAGCATCTTGTCAGGTATTTCCGACCAGACGCCACCATCGACGTCAACAGCTTCGTGGCCGGCATGATCGTGCTTGCCCTGATCTTCTCATCCTATGCAAGCGAGGTTTTCCTGTCGGCCTTCCGCGCCATTCCGAAAGGCCAGTATGAGGGCGGCTATGCCATTGGTCTTTCCTACGGGCAGACAATGCGCCTTGTGATCTTGCCGCAGCTGCTGCGCATCGCGTTTCCTGGTCTTGAGAATTGCTGGCTCAGCCTGTTGAAGGACACCTCACTGGTGTCGGTCGTCGGTCTAGCAGAGACGTTGCGCAACGCTGGCGTGGCCGCTCGCGTCACTAAGCACTCGTTCCTGTTTTACGGCGTGGCGGCACTGGTCTTTCTTGGTTTGGCCGTCGTGTCATCCTTCGCCACCAACGCCATTTTGCGCTCGCTCGGCAAACGCGAGGCACAACGATGA
- a CDS encoding DMT family transporter yields MPLSPNLRGALFMMVAMVGFTLNDAITKYSSQSMNMAQVMLIRGAFASLFVGLLAWQRGALLQPRLMLQPLVAIRVLGEAGATVSFLVALAHLPIGSVSAVLQALPLAVTMGAALFFGEAVGWRRWMAIAIGFAGVLIIVRPGFDGFSVYSLVALVSVACCTVRDLATKRIPQAIPTMLVSTATALAMTVVGALLLSPMGGWTPMTVKSTTLLALAAVLVLVGYQFIIMAMRSGEISFVAPFRYTALLWSILLGLIVFGDFPDTPMIVGAATVVGSGLYTLYRERLVGRRRIVAESTGPTMAPDGI; encoded by the coding sequence TTGCCCCTTTCTCCAAATCTTCGCGGCGCGTTGTTCATGATGGTGGCGATGGTTGGCTTCACGCTCAACGACGCCATCACCAAATACTCTTCGCAATCGATGAACATGGCGCAGGTCATGCTGATCAGGGGGGCTTTTGCCTCGCTCTTCGTAGGCCTGCTGGCCTGGCAACGTGGCGCGCTTTTGCAGCCGCGCCTGATGCTGCAGCCATTGGTGGCAATCCGCGTCCTGGGCGAAGCGGGTGCCACCGTGTCATTCCTCGTGGCGCTGGCCCATTTGCCGATCGGCAGCGTCTCGGCCGTTCTTCAGGCGCTGCCGCTGGCGGTGACGATGGGTGCCGCGCTGTTTTTCGGAGAAGCGGTCGGCTGGCGACGCTGGATGGCGATCGCCATCGGTTTTGCCGGCGTGCTGATCATCGTGCGGCCGGGCTTCGACGGCTTCAGCGTCTATTCCCTTGTGGCACTGGTCAGCGTTGCATGCTGCACCGTGCGTGATCTCGCCACCAAGCGTATCCCTCAAGCCATACCGACGATGCTGGTCTCGACCGCCACCGCTCTGGCAATGACCGTTGTCGGCGCGTTGCTGTTGTCGCCGATGGGTGGCTGGACACCGATGACCGTCAAGAGCACGACACTGCTGGCGCTGGCTGCGGTGCTCGTGCTCGTCGGCTATCAGTTCATCATCATGGCGATGCGCTCGGGCGAGATCTCCTTCGTCGCGCCATTCCGTTACACCGCGCTCCTCTGGTCCATACTGCTTGGCCTGATCGTCTTCGGCGATTTTCCGGACACGCCGATGATCGTCGGCGCAGCGACAGTCGTCGGCTCGGGTCTCTATACGCTTTACCGCGAACGGCTGGTCGGCCGGCGAAGGATCGTCGCCGAAAGCACCGGGCCGACCATGGCGCCGGATGGAATCTAG
- the moaA gene encoding GTP 3',8-cyclase MoaA: MNMIDPFGRTISYLRVSVTDRCDFRCTYCMAEDMAFLPKKDLLSLEELDRLCTVFIEKGVKRLRLTGGEPLVRKNIMHLVRQLSRHLDSGALEELTLTTNGSQLSRFAAELADCGVKRINVSLDTLDADKFHQITRWGHLDKVMQGIDAAQAAGLKVKLNAVALKDFNDAELPDMMRWAHGRGMDLTVIETMPMGEIDADRTDQYLPLSLLRASLERQFTLTDIPFKTGGPARYVHVAETGGKLGFITPMTHNFCESCNRVRLTCTGTLYMCLGQEDAADLRAPLRASEGDELVADAIDEAIGRKPKGHDFIIDRRTSRPSVSRHMSVTGG, translated from the coding sequence ATGAACATGATCGACCCCTTCGGTCGCACGATCAGCTATCTCAGAGTGTCGGTCACCGACCGCTGCGATTTCCGTTGCACCTATTGCATGGCCGAGGACATGGCCTTCCTGCCGAAGAAGGACCTGTTATCGCTGGAAGAGCTGGACCGGCTCTGCACCGTCTTCATCGAAAAGGGCGTCAAACGGCTGCGCCTCACCGGCGGCGAGCCGCTGGTGCGCAAGAACATCATGCATCTGGTACGCCAGCTCTCGCGCCACCTCGACAGCGGCGCGCTGGAAGAACTGACGCTGACCACCAACGGCTCGCAGCTGTCGCGCTTCGCCGCCGAGCTCGCCGATTGCGGCGTCAAGCGCATCAACGTCTCGCTCGACACGCTCGACGCCGACAAATTCCACCAGATCACTCGCTGGGGCCATCTCGACAAGGTCATGCAAGGCATCGATGCCGCTCAGGCGGCCGGGCTGAAGGTCAAGCTCAACGCGGTCGCGCTGAAGGACTTCAACGACGCCGAATTGCCCGACATGATGCGCTGGGCGCACGGCCGCGGCATGGACCTGACCGTCATCGAAACCATGCCGATGGGCGAGATCGACGCCGACCGCACCGACCAGTATTTGCCGCTGTCGCTGCTGCGCGCTTCGCTGGAGCGCCAGTTCACGCTGACCGACATTCCGTTCAAGACCGGCGGCCCGGCCCGCTACGTCCACGTCGCCGAGACCGGCGGAAAGCTCGGTTTCATCACACCGATGACGCATAATTTCTGCGAAAGCTGCAACCGGGTCAGGTTGACCTGCACCGGCACGCTCTACATGTGCCTCGGCCAGGAGGATGCCGCCGATCTGCGTGCGCCCTTGCGGGCATCCGAAGGCGACGAACTTGTCGCCGACGCCATCGACGAAGCCATCGGCCGCAAGCCGAAAGGCCACGATTTCATCATCGACCGCCGCACCAGCCGCCCGTCAGTGTCCCGGCATATGAGCGTAACGGGCGGCTGA
- the mobB gene encoding molybdopterin-guanine dinucleotide biosynthesis protein B: protein MNIFGIIGWKNSGKTTLTEKLVAELVRRGWKVSTVKHAHHDFDIDKPGADSFRHRQAGATEVAIVSGNRWALMHELRGEDEPPLEGILSRLAPCDIVLVEGYKRESHRKIETRRLAAKDRTPLSAGDPNIVAVAADFTVTDKSLPVFHLDDVKSIVDFIEHTTGLVA from the coding sequence ATGAACATCTTCGGCATCATCGGCTGGAAAAACTCCGGCAAGACCACACTGACCGAAAAGCTGGTCGCCGAGCTTGTGCGGCGCGGCTGGAAGGTCTCGACGGTCAAACATGCCCATCATGACTTCGACATCGACAAGCCTGGCGCCGACAGTTTCCGCCATCGGCAGGCCGGCGCCACCGAGGTCGCGATCGTGTCCGGCAACCGTTGGGCGCTGATGCACGAATTGCGCGGCGAGGACGAGCCACCGCTGGAGGGCATCCTTTCGCGGCTCGCCCCATGCGACATCGTGCTGGTCGAAGGCTACAAGCGCGAGTCCCACCGTAAGATCGAAACACGGCGGCTGGCGGCAAAGGACCGGACGCCGCTTTCGGCTGGCGATCCCAATATTGTCGCCGTCGCCGCGGATTTCACCGTCACGGACAAGAGCCTGCCGGTATTCCACCTCGACGACGTAAAATCGATAGTCGACTTCATCGAGCACACCACCGGGCTCGTTGCTTGA
- a CDS encoding ABC transporter substrate-binding protein: MRIALRIALAASAALLTLGVAQAQEKTLRIGTEGAYPPFNNLTSDGKLVGFDIDIAQALCDQMKVKCTFVAQDWDGIIPALQAGKFDAIVASMSITPERKEKVDFTHKYYNTPSALAVPKDSTLKGVTKEDLAGKTIGVATTTTHFNYASKTYTDSTVKGYPSSPEEQADLANGRLDAIEDDIVVLQQWLDSPDGACCKILGQPSPQPVEIFGPGAGIAVRKGETDLVNKLNEAIDAIRASGKYKEINDKYFKFDVYGAES; this comes from the coding sequence ATGCGTATTGCACTGCGTATCGCGCTCGCCGCATCGGCCGCGCTGCTGACGCTCGGCGTAGCCCAGGCCCAGGAAAAGACCCTGCGGATCGGCACCGAAGGCGCCTATCCCCCGTTCAACAACCTCACCTCCGACGGCAAGCTCGTCGGCTTCGACATCGATATCGCCCAGGCGCTTTGCGACCAGATGAAGGTCAAGTGCACCTTCGTCGCCCAGGATTGGGACGGCATCATCCCCGCACTTCAGGCCGGCAAGTTCGACGCCATCGTCGCGTCTATGTCGATCACCCCGGAGCGCAAGGAGAAGGTCGACTTCACCCACAAATACTACAACACGCCGTCGGCTCTCGCAGTGCCGAAAGACAGCACGCTGAAGGGCGTGACCAAGGAAGATCTCGCCGGCAAGACCATCGGTGTCGCCACCACGACCACGCATTTCAACTATGCCTCGAAGACCTACACCGACAGCACCGTGAAGGGCTATCCGAGCAGCCCCGAGGAGCAGGCGGATCTTGCCAATGGTCGTCTCGACGCGATCGAGGACGATATCGTCGTGCTGCAGCAGTGGCTGGACTCGCCTGATGGCGCCTGCTGCAAGATTCTCGGCCAGCCCTCGCCGCAACCGGTCGAGATCTTCGGACCGGGCGCCGGCATTGCCGTGCGCAAGGGCGAGACCGACTTGGTCAACAAGCTCAATGAGGCCATCGACGCCATCCGCGCCAGCGGAAAATACAAGGAAATCAACGACAAGTACTTCAAGTTCGACGTCTACGGCGCCGAGTCCTGA
- a CDS encoding ABC transporter permease → MSATAAMVERPPPQARGWPRRRIVGYALVCLWIAFGLGIVSYLFFAWNAAFFAKYATAYLRGLGVTLSLVAISMVLGAVLSVPVAYGRMSRSRVLSGLAYCYVYFFRGTPLLVQTFLVYYGLGSFRPELSAVGIYLPVVSDWVQVLPHVSIPVGFTMGWFTLWDFFKDAFNCGVFAFALNTAAYQAEILRGAIESVPRGQWEGAASLGLHKLQTLRKIVLPQALIVALRPYGNELILMVKASAIVAIITVYDLMGNAKLAFANSFDIQAYIWVALVYLVMVELLRHAIEWIERRITIHLKR, encoded by the coding sequence ATGAGCGCGACAGCCGCCATGGTCGAACGGCCGCCACCGCAAGCTCGCGGCTGGCCGCGACGGCGCATCGTCGGTTACGCGCTTGTTTGCCTGTGGATCGCCTTTGGCCTCGGCATCGTCAGCTACTTGTTCTTTGCCTGGAACGCAGCCTTCTTCGCCAAATATGCGACGGCCTATCTCAGAGGGCTTGGCGTCACCCTGTCGCTGGTCGCCATTTCGATGGTGCTTGGCGCCGTCCTGTCGGTGCCTGTCGCCTACGGGCGCATGTCCAGGAGCCGAGTCCTGTCCGGTCTTGCCTATTGTTACGTCTATTTCTTCCGGGGCACGCCGCTGCTGGTTCAGACGTTTCTGGTCTATTACGGGTTGGGTTCGTTCAGGCCGGAGCTCAGTGCGGTTGGCATATATCTACCGGTCGTCAGCGACTGGGTCCAAGTTCTGCCTCACGTAAGCATCCCAGTCGGCTTTACGATGGGATGGTTCACGCTCTGGGATTTCTTCAAGGACGCCTTCAACTGCGGCGTCTTCGCCTTCGCGCTCAACACAGCCGCCTACCAGGCCGAAATCCTGCGTGGTGCCATCGAAAGCGTGCCCAGAGGCCAATGGGAAGGCGCTGCCTCGCTCGGCCTGCACAAACTGCAGACGCTGCGCAAGATCGTCTTGCCGCAAGCCCTGATCGTCGCCTTGCGGCCTTATGGCAATGAGCTGATCCTGATGGTCAAGGCTTCGGCGATCGTCGCCATCATCACCGTCTACGACCTGATGGGCAATGCAAAACTCGCCTTCGCCAATTCCTTCGACATCCAGGCCTATATCTGGGTCGCCCTGGTATACCTCGTGATGGTTGAGCTGTTGCGCCATGCCATCGAATGGATCGAGCGCCGGATCACCATCCACCTGAAACGCTGA